From Micropterus dolomieu isolate WLL.071019.BEF.003 ecotype Adirondacks linkage group LG06, ASM2129224v1, whole genome shotgun sequence:
TTGTCTCTTTTATAAATGGGAACTGAAAATGTTCCTGTGCACCTTTGTTTATTCACTGTGTCCACGGAAATGATGATGAATGCAGCCGTAAAGGTACAGTTTCCTTACACAGAAAAGATGTTCACTTTTCTGATGACTACTACACAGCTCATTAACATTCAGGCAAgcttaatattttgttatttgtgatgctatgtacaggtgctggtcatataattagaatatcatcaaaaagttgatttatttcaataattccattcaaaaagtgaaacttgtataatgtatacattcattccacagagactgatacatttcaagtgttcattccttttaattttgatgattataactgacaactaacgaaaaccccaaaatcagtatctcagaaaatttgaatattgtgaaaaggttcaatatttaagacacctggtgccacactctaatcagctaattaactcaaaacacctgcaaaagcCTTTAAActgaccattgacaccttgcacaaggagggcaagacacaaaaggtcattgctagaggctggctgttcacagagctctgtgtccaagctcattaatagagaggcgaagggaaggaaaagatgtggtagaaaaaagcgTATAAACAATAGGGATAagcgcaccctggagaggattgtgaaacaaaacccattcaaaaatgtgggggagattcacaaagagtggactgcagctggagtcagtgcttcaagaaccaccacgcacagacgtatgcaagacatgggtttcaactgtcgcattccttgtgtcaagccactcttgaacaagacacagcgtcagaagcgtctcgcctgggctaaagacaaaaaggactggactgctgctgagtggtccaaagttatgttctctgatgaaagtaaattttgcatttcctttggaaatcaaggtccaagagtctggaggaaaagaggagaggcacagaatccacgttgcttgaagtccagtgtaaagtttccacagtcagtgattgtttggggtgccatgtcatctgctggtgttggtccactggtttttctgaggtccaaggtcaacgcagccgtctaccaggaagttttagagcacttcatgcttcctgctgctgaccaactttatggagatgcagatttcattttccaacaggacttggcacctgcacacagtgctaaagctaccagtacctggtttaaggatcatggtatccctgttcttaattggccagcgaACTCgtctgaccttaaccctatagaaaatctatggagtattgtgaagaggaagatgcgatacgccagacccaacaatgtagaagagctgaaggccactatcagagcaacctgggctctcataacacctgagcagtgccacagactgatcgactccatgccacgccgcattgctgcagtaattcaggcaaaaggagccccaactaagtattgagcgctgtacatgctcacacttttcatgttcatacttttcagttggccaacatatctaaaaatccttttttgtattggtcttaagtaatattctaattttcagagatactgaatttgggattttcattagttgtcagttttaatcatcacaattaaatgaaataaacatttgaaatatatcagtctgtgtgtaatgaatgaatataatatccaagtttcactttttgaatggcattactgaaataaatcaactttttgatgattctaattatatgaccagcacctgtatatatgCAATTAAAAGATATTGCCGCATTTTCTTTCAAACTACTTTGGTTGCGCATGTCCAGATTAGGGAGTTATAATGCAGCGTTCCTGTCAAAGTTGGAGATCAGAATTTTCCAGCTGAAATTTCCAACTTCCTACCTCCAAGTGTTCCTGGGGCCTATACTACAAAACAGGATTTGAGGTTAGCGAGGTAACTTAAGGGTTCACCCTGGATTTTCAGTTCTACaacggtggttcacttcttcGTGGTTACTTATGCTATAATGCCTAACCTGCCCCATAGCATGTTATGTTTGAAATAAGAGATAAAAGCATTGCCTACTGACCAGTCAATACTATTGGAATATGGCATCACGTCATCGTCGTTTTATATGCTACTTTTATGCTGCTTTTTATGCTGTTTTATGCTATGCTTAAGCAAATAAGCTGACTTaataaatctgaggtagaacattcaaaacaattatgataaaatctttagttcaacaaatatgcaaaagTAGAATtaagtcccttttcctcaacaaaataaacatcttaacagaaaaaaaacaaggtctaatttgttcgtgattcaaatgaattaaatcaaacctttatatcatatttatttataacatgttatatttttattgaagaaaattatattgcgataatcattgttattgttttattgcccagccctacttagAAGTCAAATATGCTCTAAAAAATCTACAGAGAAGTCTGGAAATTTGAGGCTTGAAGAGTATGGAATTTTGAAATGGAAAGTTTGCAGGAACCCTGAGTGCAGCCAGATCGATAACACTTACCGACCGCTGCTGAGGCTGATTGAGAAAGGCTGTACCTGTGATTATGGCTATGGCTATGGGATTATAGACCTTTGTCTGGTGTTGTCACTATGATTGTGGCTTTAGCAGCCATGGCTGTTCTTTGGTTGTTATGATTATAGATGTGGCACATTAGTTTATAGTAGGTCAAACTACATGCAGGGGTTGTGTGGTGTGTGCAGTGAATTGACATGTTTGTTCTGGTGGAGCATTGTATAGAAGCAACTGTATTCCTGAACTCCCATGGTGGGTCAGTAACACATCAGTCATATctgataaaaacattgtttgttCAAACTGTGTGGCTTTAACAGTGTTTGCTTGGCTAACGTTAACAGGCACATTAAAGAGTAGTCACAGTACCATATCCATGGTATCAACCGCAAAGGCAGCCATAGTCCGAACAGAAACCGCGGCTACAGCCACAGCTTCAACTAGCACAGCCAGGCAGAGCAGCTGTAGCTGTGCTCACAGTAGCTGGAGACTGTCAGAGCTCGCTTTTTGAAAGAGTAATGAGCAATAAATGCATCATGTAAAGTGTCACATCATCTTTCCTTTCTATAGCATCTGCAGAAATTTTCCCTAAACTGGCAGGGCATTACTGCTTTTACTACTTTCAGTGCTCCatactgtttttctttcctttcttttggaaaatatttttgcctATCCTTGCACATAGGCTTTTTGCTCACTAAATCATAATGTTTCCTCCGCTTGCCCCtcctttttttgtgatttggctATAATATTCTGTGCCATATAAATTTGGAAAAGTTTTACCCTTGCCAAGCTGTCCTTCTTTTCATTGTGTTCTTCACAGGAAATTCCAACAGATGACCGCATCAGCAGTACAGTTTTCTCGGAGATTATTACTTTCAGTGATGAAGAAAGCGATCCCTCagatgaaggagaggagggTGATGAAGGTGAGGTGAGTTCGGATGGGGAATGGAATCCAACTGAGGATTTTGTGTTGGCTGAAGAGCTCACAAAAGAGTCTGAGGAGGAAAGCGAAGATGAAGGCGAAGAGGAAGAAGATTTGGATTCCACGGGTGGCCTCAAAATTAATGAGCTCTGCACAGAGTGTGGAAGTTTTTTCAGTATTCTGAAGCCTCACACGTGTGTGCACAAAAGAAAGCCCTTTTCCTGCAATATCTGTGGCAAAAGATGCGTTACCGAGATATCTCTAAAAACTCATAGCAAAATCCATGACGAAACCTATGAACATCCTTGCAAGTACTGCCACGTTACCTTCAAAACAAGGGTGGACAAACTTAAACACGAGCAGACCCATCAAGATAGAAAAGATCCATACAAATGTCCTGACTGTCCAGAGACGTTTGCCACCAGTAAAGAACGCAGCATCCACCTGACAAATCACAGAGTCCGGAGAGAGTTCAAATGTGGAGTTTGTGGGATTGAATTTAAGGATGTGCATCATCTTCGGAGACACTCTGTTGTGCATACTGGATTGAAACCCTACAAATGTTCGGTGTGCCAACGTGGCTTCAGCCAGACCAGCCACCTGAAATCCCATATGCGTCTGCACACAGGTGAGAGGCCTTATAAGTGTCAGCTTTGTGACAAAAGCTTTAATCACAACGTGAGCTTGAAGAGTCACGTCCAGCGGTACCACTCATTGAGCTCTGGACGTGAACAgaagaaaggaaagggaaaGGAAAGGGAAAGCGACACTAGTGATGCTCAGGATAGTGAGAATAAGAAAGACACATACTCTGAGTCTGACAATGtagaagaacaacaacacacagaagaGGAGGTGCAGAAAAAGGGAACAGAAATGCCAAAAAGTAAGAGAAAGAGGAGCACAGGTAGACCCAGAGGAAGGCCAAAGAGAAATGCAGCCGGCAGCTTGGTACTCGCAGGGCAAAAAAAGGGCCAGCGTTCATACATTAAACCTGCAAAATCAAAGGCGCAGAAGTTAAAGAAAACTGGTTCCAGCAACGAAGAAAGTGAGGACGAGCCATCAGACAGTGACATGTCCCTTGACGCCacggaagaggaagaagaagagaaggagacagTGAGGAAGAGCACGGGGAGATCAAGAGGAAGACCAAAAATTGACAATGACACTGATTTTGACCCAGaggaagaaacaaagaaaaagaggtACAGCAGCCAGAGCAGTGGTAAGAGCTTGGGGAAACGTAGGGGCACAGCGAAGAAGAATGTTGACTAGCTTAACAATTAATTTAGTGTGAGCaattgtgaaaagaaagaagccaATGAGATTGGAGGGCTATAGAGAACTAACTGGGTTAGGATGTCTTGATTAGATATATTAAAACAATTCAGAATACGATAACAATATATCCACATAAGCCAGCGCCTCTCTGAATTAAATCATCTTTTTAAATCAACACTTTTAAATCTGTTGACTGGTGTGTAGACCATGGAGTTAAATTGGGAACATTAATTAACCAGGGCTGACGTTAAATCTTTGACACAATAGACACAATTTAGCTTGATAAATGGTCTTCTGCCTGTCACCAATGAGACCAACCCTATCAGATGATTTGATATCAGTAATTATAAATGAACGTGCAGTAATGGAGGTCAATGCAAATTACCTTTGGAAAATTTGGGTCACCAAATGCAGGAAAAAAGGGCTTTACTGTTCAGAAAATGTGTACCCTATTCATgtattgtaataataatgtCGGCTTCAAGCTAAAAAAATACCTTTATGCTCTGAAATGAAGTCAGGCACTATGGCACTTTCAATTTCTTATTCACTATAAAGCTGCACAATTATGAATCTTCAGTGATTTATCAGTCTGTAGAGAGCTCTAGAAGTGTTCAGATAGCAATTCATTGTTaggtgttttgatttttttatgaaTCAGTAATACACAATTACACAGAAGACCTGTTAAACTAATAAATCAGTCTCAATCAATGATGATCTTCTTTTACACAATGCCTTCAAATCTATAGAAACATATAGTTGTTTGGTATTTCCACCGGATTGTAAGTTTTTGGGTGTTCTCTTCTTAAGCCTGAGCCTCGATGATAATCTCTGTGGCCATTGTGAATCTCTTTGTCTTGGAGCGTTCAACTGCCATCTGAGATTTCACTGCAACATTTTAATGTAGCAAAAGCAACAATATGCTTTCATGAAGTCAGTATTAGTTCACAGTTCATCTTTCTGGATTTCACATCCCTGACCACTGTGGCAGTGCTTTTTGACAGATGACTATCAGTTGTCAGACCTCAGAGCTTACCTGAATGCACCACTGAGAAGTGGTTCATGCTTGGCACTGAATTAAAGTCCATAACGATATACAGTACAACAGGCAGACTACCCCGTATGGGCCTTTTAAGGAATTGcagatttttacattaaaattaaatgtgtcCAACTGCCATTTTGAGAGTCTTATCATTTACCATGTCCTTTTCTGTCTGATGTACCCCCACACCCCTATGAGATGGGCCCCCTTTATCATACCTCTTCAATAGATGGAATGGCTTTACGGTATTGTTCAGTGGTATTTTAAGAAGTTTTGG
This genomic window contains:
- the LOC123972455 gene encoding zinc finger protein 485-like isoform X3 gives rise to the protein MTSGSDQMQPKDMTIDLNKEKAALLQMKGKLVVNESCLLQLFRRNCPSCGCKLQTEKVTYGVLIVLNQWCLQCEYRFQWKSQVNASVPRAEHLTGGTEVTPETQEEIPTDDRISSTVFSEIITFSDEESDPSDEGEEGDEGEVSSDGEWNPTEDFVLAEELTKESEEESEDEGEEEEDLDSTGGLKINELCTECGSFFSILKPHTCVHKRKPFSCNICGKRCVTEISLKTHSKIHDETYEHPCKYCHVTFKTRVDKLKHEQTHQDRKDPYKCPDCPETFATSKERSIHLTNHRVRREFKCGVCGIEFKDVHHLRRHSVVHTGLKPYKCSVCQRGFSQTSHLKSHMRLHTGERPYKCQLCDKSFNHNVSLKSHVQRYHSLSSGREQKKGKGKERESDTSDAQDSENKKDTYSESDNVEEQQHTEEEVQKKGTEMPKSKRKRSTGRPRGRPKRNAAGSLVLAGQKKGQRSYIKPAKSKAQKLKKTGSSNEESEDEPSDSDMSLDATEEEEEEKETVRKSTGRSRGRPKIDNDTDFDPEEETKKKRYSSQSSGKSLGKRRGTAKKNVD
- the LOC123972455 gene encoding zinc finger protein 287-like isoform X1, with the protein product MCSVVGCDSGRRGAQRFKLPEDPERRLEWVQFLFEVNGQRLKETCWTDITICSEHFTDDCFVNPSLIGTVQLKSSVVPSLCIKSEPLESPQHVEPVGHCSTSSSEKSKHTLTGSPVSPGSSGVSNGMTSGSDQMQPKDMTIDLNKEKAALLQMKGKLVVNESCLLQLFRRNCPSCGCKLQTEKVTYGVLIVLNQWCLQCEYRFQWKSQVNASVPRAEHLTGGTEVTPETQEEIPTDDRISSTVFSEIITFSDEESDPSDEGEEGDEGEVSSDGEWNPTEDFVLAEELTKESEEESEDEGEEEEDLDSTGGLKINELCTECGSFFSILKPHTCVHKRKPFSCNICGKRCVTEISLKTHSKIHDETYEHPCKYCHVTFKTRVDKLKHEQTHQDRKDPYKCPDCPETFATSKERSIHLTNHRVRREFKCGVCGIEFKDVHHLRRHSVVHTGLKPYKCSVCQRGFSQTSHLKSHMRLHTGERPYKCQLCDKSFNHNVSLKSHVQRYHSLSSGREQKKGKGKERESDTSDAQDSENKKDTYSESDNVEEQQHTEEEVQKKGTEMPKSKRKRSTGRPRGRPKRNAAGSLVLAGQKKGQRSYIKPAKSKAQKLKKTGSSNEESEDEPSDSDMSLDATEEEEEEKETVRKSTGRSRGRPKIDNDTDFDPEEETKKKRYSSQSSGKSLGKRRGTAKKNVD
- the LOC123972455 gene encoding zinc finger protein 391-like isoform X2 codes for the protein MLPDEFNVLQLSLTSLKEDLIVLDFSNLCVHDEPVGHCSTSSSEKSKHTLTGSPVSPGSSGVSNGMTSGSDQMQPKDMTIDLNKEKAALLQMKGKLVVNESCLLQLFRRNCPSCGCKLQTEKVTYGVLIVLNQWCLQCEYRFQWKSQVNASVPRAEHLTGGTEVTPETQEEIPTDDRISSTVFSEIITFSDEESDPSDEGEEGDEGEVSSDGEWNPTEDFVLAEELTKESEEESEDEGEEEEDLDSTGGLKINELCTECGSFFSILKPHTCVHKRKPFSCNICGKRCVTEISLKTHSKIHDETYEHPCKYCHVTFKTRVDKLKHEQTHQDRKDPYKCPDCPETFATSKERSIHLTNHRVRREFKCGVCGIEFKDVHHLRRHSVVHTGLKPYKCSVCQRGFSQTSHLKSHMRLHTGERPYKCQLCDKSFNHNVSLKSHVQRYHSLSSGREQKKGKGKERESDTSDAQDSENKKDTYSESDNVEEQQHTEEEVQKKGTEMPKSKRKRSTGRPRGRPKRNAAGSLVLAGQKKGQRSYIKPAKSKAQKLKKTGSSNEESEDEPSDSDMSLDATEEEEEEKETVRKSTGRSRGRPKIDNDTDFDPEEETKKKRYSSQSSGKSLGKRRGTAKKNVD